In a genomic window of Tissierella sp. Yu-01:
- a CDS encoding FMN-binding protein — MRKSFAYPILFMTLITSITVFALAFLNESTAERVATLQETELRTKILYAFDIDLNTDDPVEIERIFYENIEEETSGEERIFILKENNQDTGYAFPVSGPGLWGTINAYVAISTDYDELLGIVFVKHEETPGLGGRIEEEAFLQQFRGLNVSSAEDGNYIVYRPATNGNVDAIAGATLTSQSVANLLNQDIDIFINARKGE, encoded by the coding sequence ATGAGAAAATCATTTGCTTACCCAATATTATTTATGACATTGATAACTTCAATTACAGTTTTTGCTTTAGCCTTCTTAAATGAAAGTACAGCTGAGAGAGTAGCTACTCTTCAGGAGACAGAGCTAAGAACGAAGATATTATATGCTTTTGATATTGATCTAAATACAGATGATCCCGTAGAAATAGAAAGAATATTTTATGAGAACATAGAAGAAGAAACATCAGGGGAAGAGAGAATATTTATACTTAAAGAAAATAATCAGGATACTGGATATGCATTTCCAGTAAGCGGTCCAGGATTGTGGGGCACTATAAATGCTTATGTGGCCATATCAACTGATTATGATGAACTCTTAGGAATAGTTTTTGTGAAACACGAAGAAACTCCAGGTTTAGGAGGTAGAATAGAAGAAGAGGCATTTTTGCAGCAGTTTAGAGGATTAAATGTTTCAAGTGCTGAAGATGGTAATTATATAGTTTACAGGCCAGCTACAAATGGAAATGTTGATGCTATAGCAGGCGCTACTCTTACCTCCCAATCAGTTGCAAATCTATTAAATCAAGATATAGATATATTTATAAATGCTAGGAAGGGGGAATAG
- a CDS encoding NADH:ubiquinone reductase (Na(+)-transporting) subunit D, translating to MAKFKSTKILMDGIWNDNPVFRQLIGLCSALAVTNLCMNSFIMGMGLTFVTGLSSFTISLIRQFTPKHIRMMVQVLIIAVYVIIVDIFLRAYMPELSKALGPYVGLIITNCIIMGRAEAYAQNNPPIPALIDGVANGLGYTLVLLSIAVVREILAFGSLFGIQILGEGFVPWTIMIMPPSAFFLLAIIIWITHNIQENKSEVAK from the coding sequence TTGGCTAAGTTTAAATCTACAAAGATATTAATGGATGGTATCTGGAATGATAATCCTGTATTTAGACAATTAATAGGTCTATGTTCTGCCCTTGCAGTAACTAATCTATGTATGAACTCATTTATTATGGGAATGGGATTAACATTTGTTACAGGACTATCTTCATTTACCATATCACTAATAAGACAATTTACACCAAAGCATATAAGAATGATGGTTCAAGTTCTCATAATTGCAGTATATGTAATTATTGTAGATATTTTCCTAAGGGCGTATATGCCAGAATTAAGTAAAGCACTAGGTCCATATGTTGGATTGATAATTACTAACTGTATAATCATGGGTAGAGCAGAGGCATATGCTCAGAATAATCCTCCAATACCTGCATTAATTGATGGAGTAGCAAATGGTTTGGGGTATACCCTTGTATTGTTATCAATAGCTGTAGTTAGGGAAATATTGGCTTTCGGTTCCTTATTTGGAATTCAAATTTTAGGGGAAGGTTTCGTACCATGGACTATTATGATAATGCCTCCAAGTGCTTTCTTCCTTCTTGCAATTATTATCTGGATAACACACAATATTCAGGAAAATAAAAGTGAGGTGGCTAAATAA